GGAGGAAGCGGAAGATGCCGTGGCGGTGCCGGCAAAGGCCGGCGACATCATCCTGTTTTCATCGCTGGCGCCGCACCGGACCGGACCCAATCTGAAACAGGGCACGGTTCGCAAAGCCTATATCCTGCAATATGCGCCGGACGGTGCTCATGCCCTTGCTGCGGACGGATCGACCGTGGCGCAGGACGATCCGGCGCGGCAATTTCTCATTGTGGACGAATGACGTGCATGATGGCGTGGATCCCACGGACCTGAAAGCGACGTTCGACCGCGATGGTTTCGTCGTCCTGCGCGGCCTGATCGATCGGCGCGATCTTGCGGGATATGCCGCGGCGGTGGATCGGGCGGTGGCGGTGCGCAAGTCGGCCGATCACCGCCGGCTGGAAGAGAAGAGCCGCTACGAACAATCCTTCCTGCAATGCCAGTATATCTGGGAGGATTTCCCGGAGGTGCGCGCGCTGACCTTTCATCCTGCGGTCTGCGAAGTGGCGGCCCGGCTGGTCGGCGCCGACCGGCTGCGGCTGTGGCACGATCAGGCGCTGTACAAGGAACCGGGCGGGCTGCCGACCCAGGCGCATCAGGATCATCCTTATTGGCCGATCGCCGAACTCAGGACGGTGACCGCCTGGATTCCATTCGTCGAAGCGGACGAAGCGACCGGGTGCATGGGTTATGTGCCGGGTTCGCACCGCGATGCGCCGCGCTATGTCGACATCTTTCGCGGCGGTGAAGATGCCGCATCGAACGTCGCGGATCAGGCGCGCTTCGTGCCGGCCTCGCCCGGTGATGTGATTTTCCATCACGGGTTGACCATGCACATGGCGATGGGCAATCGTTCGAATGCGATGCGGCGCGTCTATACCGCGATCTATTTCGCCGATGGTTGCACGCGCGACGCCGGCGAGATGCGTCACCCCTCGGTCGATCGTTGCGGCATAAAGCCGGGCGCGGCGATCGACGGTGCGGCAACCCCGGTCGCCTGGCCGATCGTGGATCACCCGGTTCCCGAACCGTGGCCGCAGATCGACGACGAACGTTTCCGTCGCGGCGTACAGCTCGGCATCATCCCCAGTCTTCCGTAACCGGGAGGGGGCGGGCGATCAGGCTTGCCCGTCCGCTTCGGCCGGCAGCCGCCGTCGATTGGCCAGCTCCTCGACGATTTCGGCATGCCGGCCGCCACGCAGTGGATAGAAGACCATGGCGACCCCGGCGAGGGTCAGGCCCAGCGCGGGCAGCGCGGTCATCAGGATCTTCATATGCGCCAGCGTTTCGGGCGTCTGGACCGTGTTGGCGCGATAGCCGATCTGGTCGAGCAGCCAGCCGAACAGGCCGGCGCCCAACCCGAGCGCCACCTTGAGGAAGAACTGACCAAGCCCGAAGACGAAGGATTCGGTGCGCCGCCCGGTCCGCCATTCGCCATATTCGACCGTGTCCGGCAGGATCGACCAGAAGCCCAGCGCCAGGCCCAGCCCGGTCACCTGCATCCACAGGAAGAAGGCGATCGCCATGCCGTTCGAACGGACATCGGTGAGCGAGAACCACAACAGTCCTACCAGCCCCCAGGCGATTGCCGCGAACCAGGTGTTGCGCTTGCCGATCCAGCGCGAGATCGCCATCCACACCGGCACGATGAGCGGGCCGGATGCCGCCACGATGCTCAATGCTATGCGCCCGCCGTCTTCGTTGCCGAGGTTGTATTTGAAATAATAGAGGATCGATTTGCCCAGCGCGGTCGAGCAGACCACCCCGGCGCAAACGCCGGCGAGCAGCGCCCATAAGGCGCGATTGTCGCGCAGCGCCGACCAATATTCGGCGAGGTTCGCCGGTGCGCAATCCTCTTCCGTTTCGGCGGGCTCGCGCGTGGCGAAGAAGACGATCGGCAGGACGAGCGACGCGATCGCCGCGAAGATCGCCGCCGCGGCGAAGAAGCCGGTGGCCGGATCGCCGCCACCCAGATGCGCCGCGAGCGGCTGAGTCGATATCGCGACCGTCAGGCCGGCAAGTGTCGCGAAGATGATGCGCAGCCCGGCCATCGACCCGCGTTCGGCCGAATTGCTGGTCAGCCGCGCCGACATCGCGGTGAAGGGAATCGAGACGACCGTATAGGCAATACGGAAGATGATGTGCGCGGCGAGCATCCACGCCGCGAGACCCGCGCCTTCGAGTGGTGGCCGGTAATAGAGCAGTAGGAAGGCAATGCCGACGAACGGCGTGCCGAACAGGATATAAGGGCGGTA
This portion of the Sphingomonas sp. So64.6b genome encodes:
- a CDS encoding phytanoyl-CoA dioxygenase family protein, which gives rise to MDPTDLKATFDRDGFVVLRGLIDRRDLAGYAAAVDRAVAVRKSADHRRLEEKSRYEQSFLQCQYIWEDFPEVRALTFHPAVCEVAARLVGADRLRLWHDQALYKEPGGLPTQAHQDHPYWPIAELRTVTAWIPFVEADEATGCMGYVPGSHRDAPRYVDIFRGGEDAASNVADQARFVPASPGDVIFHHGLTMHMAMGNRSNAMRRVYTAIYFADGCTRDAGEMRHPSVDRCGIKPGAAIDGAATPVAWPIVDHPVPEPWPQIDDERFRRGVQLGIIPSLP
- a CDS encoding glycoside-pentoside-hexuronide (GPH):cation symporter yields the protein MSGAAQPKLGLKGMLGFTVGDFAFNLYWQSVSLYLLFFYTDVVGLRAGVAGLIYMIASIFDAVIDPLMGAIADRTRTRWGRYRPYILFGTPFVGIAFLLLYYRPPLEGAGLAAWMLAAHIIFRIAYTVVSIPFTAMSARLTSNSAERGSMAGLRIIFATLAGLTVAISTQPLAAHLGGGDPATGFFAAAAIFAAIASLVLPIVFFATREPAETEEDCAPANLAEYWSALRDNRALWALLAGVCAGVVCSTALGKSILYYFKYNLGNEDGGRIALSIVAASGPLIVPVWMAISRWIGKRNTWFAAIAWGLVGLLWFSLTDVRSNGMAIAFFLWMQVTGLGLALGFWSILPDTVEYGEWRTGRRTESFVFGLGQFFLKVALGLGAGLFGWLLDQIGYRANTVQTPETLAHMKILMTALPALGLTLAGVAMVFYPLRGGRHAEIVEELANRRRLPAEADGQA